The window CAGAGCGAAGTCCTGCAAGCTATGACGAGTCAGAGTTATCTATGGATCACCCCCTTCGACACTGGCGCCTTCAGCTGAGGGCCGTCTAACAATTCATTCAAGCCGACGCTGCTTCGCAGCGCGGCTTAACTCAAGCGTTAGGCCTCACTGGAGATTACTGAGTGCTTCAACTTTCATCGGAAACGAGCGCTGAACTCGACCGCCTTTGCGCACTTGGTGATCAGCATGCCGAAGCAAAAGATTTTTCTTCGGCTTTAGAAGCTTATTGGTCGGCCTGGGACTTGTTACCGGATCCAAAAGAGAACTGGGAGGCGGCAACATGGATACTCGTTGCTGTCGGAGACGCAAATTTCCTCAGTGGAGATTTCGCAGCCGGTCGGGATAATCTTTCCCAAGCCATGCATTGCCCTGATGCGATTGGAAACCCATTTATTCATCTGCGCCTTGGCCAATGTCAGTTCGAGCTTGGCAATCTTGATCGCTCGGCAGATGAGCTCATGCGTGCTTATATGAGCGCCGGTCCCGGGGTCTTCGCCAAGGACGACACAAAATATCTAGAGTTCTTGAGCACGCGCGCAAAAGATATTCAATTGCCTCGCAAGAAATCCAAGTGGAAGTTCTGGGGGTGAGGCCTAACAATTCATTCAAGCCGAACCCGCTTCGCGGGTCGGCTTAATTCAGGCGTTAGGGCTTAGAGGAGACAATGATGCAGCTTGAGGAAATCGCGAACTGGGTATTCGTTTGCACTTTTATATTCTTTACCGCATTTGCTGTCTCTGAGCGTTTCTTGCGCTCAAGAGGTCGCGGA is drawn from Thermomonas brevis and contains these coding sequences:
- a CDS encoding tetratricopeptide repeat protein, with amino-acid sequence MLQLSSETSAELDRLCALGDQHAEAKDFSSALEAYWSAWDLLPDPKENWEAATWILVAVGDANFLSGDFAAGRDNLSQAMHCPDAIGNPFIHLRLGQCQFELGNLDRSADELMRAYMSAGPGVFAKDDTKYLEFLSTRAKDIQLPRKKSKWKFWG